CTTCGTTGCCAGCCTTATACGGCCCGGCGACAGCAATTTGGATGCTGCCTTTTATATCTAGTTTATTTTCctttatttttcctttccttataaatttagttaaatagattttttatacacaatgttttatataagtaataatatagtttttaatttaattgtaattttaagatagatttaattttttaccCTGTTATTAAGCCAagtaagaatatataatatataaatacttcgTAGGGAAATAACATTTTGTTCAAGTTATATAGTCTTAATAATTTAAGATATCGCGTATCTAGGGGTTCAGTGGAAGGGAATGGCAATTCTTTTCGACTTAACGAGGTTCGAGTTATAGAGATTCCATCTTAGTTTCATTAGAATAAAAAACAAGCTTAAGAAATACagagttatcataatatttgagATCACATAAATCTTGTGGCTTTGCAAAGGgttgaaaatgtttttttataaagggTCGGCATTGATAAAGCTGCTGGCAAAAAAACAACAGCGCGCCGCTGTTTTTGAAGAACAAAAGCACTGATAACATTGTTTTTTGCGAAGCTCTCATTGGCTAATGTTAAATCGCACTCCAAGAATGCACTTGCAACTAAATATTCAATTTCAGTGCTCTGTACGACCCTTTCGTCATCGCATGCGTTTATCTGTTCTCTACTTTAGTGACCTGGCTTACATTTACTGGACTCCCGTGTTTTGATTACCTTGGCTTGCGATTACTGGACTTGTTTGAGTGCTGTTTCGACTATACCTTTGCTTACGATTACCGGACCTGTTAGATACTGTTTGAACTACTTTGGCAAACGTTTACTGGACTTTGAGTGTTCTCGTGTCTACCTTAAGTTGCCACAGCTGGAATTTTGAAAATCGGTGAGTACTCTCcattttggtttatttattaaatggaaAGTCTACTTTATCAGAGTGTAACTCTATCTAAATCTTTCCTTGATTTAACGTCATTTCATGATTCCTAAGTAGGCCTTAAAACTGTGCAAAACTTACATGGGGTGATTCAAGACCGCGTGAAACGGGGGAcctaatttttttctttggacGTCAATCTTCCGGCTAACCTGTATAAGCCAGAGAGATTCATTGATTTGTTTGTTtcataatgttaaaaaagtttattaaagtaGTACAAATTAATGTTTTGTTCCAAGGTTATGGATTCTTACGACAACCCAGTACCTGGAACTTCTCATTCCTGGGACGATCCTGCTTGGAATACCCTCCACATCGAGGAGACACTCGCAGTTATGGATTCGTTTATCGAAGAACCAAACAGAGAAGAAACAAATTTACTTATCCATTCACCTCAATATCCAATCACGGATTCTGAATTATTGGGGATATTGTCAGAAAATGTATTGGATGAATTGGAGACAGATAATGATGGTGACTCTGATCCCGAATTTTTCGAAAATGCACATGAAAATGCTCAAGAAGACTATGTTACGCCTGGTGAAGCATGGTTTCCCGGAAACCCGACATCTAATATAACCGAATTCCAATTCCTGAAGACCCCCGgactgaaagaagatgttggtGATGAGCCTATTAATTATTTCGACGCATTGTGTTCTTCTAATCTGCTGGAATTACTTAAAGACTGCTCCAATGAATATggagaaatagaaaaaaaatctaccGCGGCCACAAAAAGCAGAAAAAAATCTTGGAAGCCTGTAACCAGTCAagaaatgaaattgtttttcgGTCTCATATTTCATATGGgatttataaagataaatcGCTTGAATGACTACTGGAAAAACGATGCGTATTTTGATCAACCTATATTTGGAAGGGCAATGTCACGGAatcgatttattttaattttgagaaTGTTATGTGTGTATGTAGGACAAGTGACGTGCAGTTatgataaagttaaaaatataatcgattactttaatgaaaaaatattatctttatattatccaacaaaaaaaattaccattGACGAATCAATGATGTTATGGCGGGGACGATTGTCATTTAGACAATATATGAAGGGAAAGCGCCATAAATACGGCCTAAAATTCTACGCACTGGCTGACCAGCTCGGGGTTATTATGAAACTACATTTATACGGCGGTGCATCTGATGCTCTCGTAGGCGGCAAAAATCACGTGCAAAAAGTAGTTGACCACTTGCTTcatgattttattaatgtagGACATCATTAGTTCGTAGACAATTATTATACAAGCGTCAGTTtagttgaaaaattattttctaataaaaccTTTTGCACAGGTACGCTTCGTCAGAAG
The sequence above is a segment of the Leptidea sinapis chromosome 29, ilLepSina1.1, whole genome shotgun sequence genome. Coding sequences within it:
- the LOC126973547 gene encoding piggyBac transposable element-derived protein 4-like, translated to MDSYDNPVPGTSHSWDDPAWNTLHIEETLAVMDSFIEEPNREETNLLIHSPQYPITDSELLGILSENVLDELETDNDGDSDPEFFENAHENAQEDYVTPGEAWFPGNPTSNITEFQFLKTPGLKEDVGDEPINYFDALCSSNLLELLKDCSNEYGEIEKKSTAATKSRKKSWKPVTSQEMKLFFGLIFHMGFIKINRLNDYWKNDAYFDQPIFGRAMSRNRFILILRMLCVYVGQVTCSYDKVKNIIDYFNEKILSLYYPTKKITIDESMMLWRGRLSFRQYMKGKRHKYGLKFYALADQLGVIMKLHLYGGASDALVGGKNHVQKVVDHLLHDFINVGHH